The Nitrospiria bacterium sequence ATACTTGAGCCGCGACTCAAACGGCTCCGGTTCGACCGAATGAAACGTGAAGACCGGAACCTGCCCCTCCAAGGTCCGGAGCCGGCCGTCGTATACAAAACGAGGATACCCCCAATGAAAGGCCGCGGTCAGAGCCGGGATCTGTATTTTCCAGGCCTCCCACACCTTCTGAAGATAGGCCTTTGGGGTCGCGCCGTCCATAATCTCCCCACCTTATCAGAACGTCCGGACGGGGTCAAGGCGCGGTCCCGCCCCCCGGAACGGCCCGGTGGCGGATCGGAATGGTTGTTCACCCGGACCATGAGGCGCTCCGGGTCAATTCCCGGTCAATGAAAAATAAAAGGCCTCGGTCTTTTTGAGACGGATTTCCTCCGTAAATTCGGCCTCGATCCGTTTGCGGGCCGCCTCGCCCATTGCCTGCGAGCGCGGACGGTCGGACAGCAGGGCCGCGAGGCACTCCGCGAGATTCTCCGCATTCCCTTGCGGAATCAGATGACCCGTCACCCCTTCGACGATCGTCTCCGGAAGGGCCCCCACCGGGAAACCGACCACCGGTCGTCCGACCGCCATCGCCTCCAAGGCCGCGCGACAGGAGCCGTCCCGGCCGGAGGCCAACAGGACTGCGACGTCCATGGCGGCATAGATCTGCGGCAGGTCGCGATCGCGGTAACCGGTGAAGACCACGCAGCGTTCCAGGTTCAGCTCCCGGACGACCCGTTCGAGAACCGGCTGATGCTCTCCCCGCCCGACCAGAAGAAGGCGGATCGTCGGAAAGAACGTTTGAAGACGGGGCATCGTCCGGATCAACAGTTCGTGCCCCCGATGCGGCTGGAAACGGGCCACCATGCCCACCACCGGCGTCGTCATTTTGATTCCGAACTCGGCGCGGCCCAGCCGGGCTTCCGCATCGGAATGAAAGCGCGTTGTGTCCACGGCGCCGTGAATGACCGAGACCGGTTTCGGATCGATCCGATAAGTCCGTCTTAACCGTTCCCGGTCGTTTTCACAGATCGTCACGAACCCGTCGGTCAGGGATTCGTACAGCCAGGACCGGAAGGGCCGACGCTCGATCGTTCGCGGGTGATGAATCGTCCGGACGACAATAGGAAGAGCGCCCATCCCCCCACCACCGGCGGAGCCGGATGGAGCCTCCCCCTTCCCGACGCCCGCTCCCGCTCGCTGTTCAATACAGGTTGACCCTTTGGCCCAGCGGGCCGCCAGGGCCCCGATCCAATGATCGGTCGACTGATGCAGATGCAGTATGTCCGGCCGGTCCCGAATCAAAATCTCTTTGAGTCTCCGAACATCCAACCCGAACTGGACCGGATGCTTTCGCGCCAGCCGCAGGCCGTTCTCCGGCGTCACGCCTTGTTCTATCGCCCGGTCGGCCAGAAGCCTTCGGGAATTGGGCGTGCAAAAAAGACGGACCTCGTGCCCTCGCTGCTTCAGATCGCGGCAGAGCGTGACCACGCCTTCGGCCGGTCCGGTCCATTTATAACTGGCCAGCAGGTGAATGATCTTAAGCTTCGACACGATGAAACTCCCCCCGCCTCGCCCGGGCAAAGCGCCACAGAAACCGCAAGGCACGAACTTCCCCGTGGATGTTCTCCCGACGGACGGCGTAAAGACCCCGTTCCGGGTAGTGGGTCGTGAAACCGATTTCGTATCCGACCTTCCGCACCATCCGGGCATGTTCGGGGGAACAGGCGCCGTACGGATAGGCGAAGGACCCGATCGGGATCGAAAGCGCTTCTTCAAGCCGTAGCTTGGATTCCCGGATTTCCCGTTCGGCCTCGTCTTGCGACAACGCGGGCAGGCGGGAATGGGTCACGGAATGGGCCCCGATCGACCAGCCCGCCCTCGCCAGTTCGCCGATCTCGCCGGCCGTCAGCAATTCGTCGTCGGGATGATCCGGGTCGCGGTCCCATACCGCCCGGCCGCCCAGTTGTCCGGAGACGACGAACACCGTCGCGGTCAATCCCAGCGGACGCATCACCGGAAGCGCCTCGGTGAAGCACGTCCGGGACCCGTCATCGAACGTGATCAGAATGGAATCGGCGCCGGCCTCCTTCTCCCCCCGGTAATGGGCCGCCAGCGCCTCCGGCGTGATGCACCTCCAGCCCCGCCGGGAAAGATAGCGCATCTGCCAGGCGAAGCGCTCCGGGGATACCCACGTTCGCGGGCGGCGGACGCCGGACGGCGGCACGCCGATCTTGTGATATAAGAGGATCGGGACGCGGCGGAGGGAACGGGTCGTCATGTCGCCCTCCCGGCCGAGGCCGCTTCCGTGTACACTTGCAAGGTCCGCTCGGCCACGGAATCCCAACTATACCGCTCCGCCGTGGCACGGGCCTCGCGACCGATCCGCTCGCGCAAGCCCGCGTCCTCCAACGCGGCGAGGGCCGCGGCCGTCCCGTCCAGATCTTCGGAATGCTTCAGGACGAGTCCGTTGTGCCCGTCCGTGATCAGCTCGCTCACACCGCAGGAAGCCGTCACGACCACCGGCAGCCCGGAGGCCATCGCCTCCAAGGCCACGCTGCCGAAGGTGTCGTAATAGGACGGAAAGATGAGGGCGTCCGCGCCCGCATGGAGCTCCTCGAGCCGCTCGGCGAACGGGAGAAAGATCACGCGGTCCTCGATCCCCAGGCGGCGGGATTGGGCCCGATGGGGCCCGGCCCGGTCCCCGCCCGCCACGATCAGTTTGACCCGGTCGTTCGTCCGTCTCGCAACGGCCGAGAGCAGGTTCGGAAGACCGCGGTTTTCGAAATTTCCGGAGGCGACGAACAACACCGCCAGATTCCGGTCGGAAAGGCCGATCTCCCGTCGGATGCGATTGCGATGAAGGGGTCGGAGCCGGGGATGAAACCGGTCGGCGTCCACGCCGTTGGGGATGACCGCGACGCGCTCCGGAGGAATCCCGTAAAGATGATAAAGATCCCGCTTTAAGCGCTCCGAAAAGACGATAATCCGCCGGAGCCGGCGATTCTCAAATTGACGCCGCTCGATGAACAGGTGCGGATCCCGGAGCCGGAGAGGCAGACCTCTCGCCAGGCGATTGGCCTTGCGGCAGATATGGACCGTGACGACGTCCTGGTCGGCGGTGTTGCCGTGCCCGTGGACGATATCGAACCGTTCGGCGGCCATCCTGCGGCGGCATCCCCAGTCGAAGCTCAGAACACGCCCCCACGAGCCGAGGGGCAGCATCGGGACATGCCGGAGGGCCGGCCCGGCGTCATACCGTATCGGGTTGCGGTTGCAAAAGATCTGGATGTCGTGGCCCCGGGCCGAAAGCCGCGAAGCCGCTTCATGGATCGCGCGGCTCGACCCGTTTCGCAGCGTGAAATGCTTGGTCAGCATCGCGATCTTCATCCGGCCCCGGCCTTCTTGAACATCCTCCCCGCCCGGGCCGCAAGGCCGGATCCGAGGAGCTTCAGGTAGCGGATGGAATCCCGCGTCACCGCGACGCGATAGAAGGGCCGCTCCTCGACCTTCCACTTCGATTTATACTCGGCGCGTCCTCGCATGAAATCAAATTCACGGACGGACCGCTCGATTCCATCCTGGATGCACTTCGCCAGAAGCACCATCCCGGCGCTGTACCTCGCCCATGCCGGATCGAAGCCGGAATGGTAATAAAACAGCTTTTCGCGGTATTCGAACGCGAAAAGTCCGGCGATCATCCGGCCTTCCCGTTCCAGCGAAGCGAGATTGAGCCATCCCCGTTCGGCGAACCGGGCGGCCAGCTCTTGGTGAAACCTCAGGGCGGTCTCCTCCTCGGCGGCGAGCCGTCGGCCGCGCATCGTGAGACGTTTCGTCATCAAACCGAAAAACTCCCCCACTTTTTTTTCCAGTTCCGAACCCGGCCGATGAAAGCGCCGGAAGGCGACCCCGTGCTGGCGCTCCAAGGTCCGTGTCCGGCGGCCGATGTTGTAACGCTCGTTCTTTCCCAGGGCCGAGAGGTAATCCTCCCATTTCGATGGAAGGCGGACGAAATAGCAATGGCCCCGCTCCTTGACCTGGAGAACGGCCCCGTCCGCGCGGGAGACTTCCCGGATGATCCCGAGACGATCCGGCGGGATCTGTTCCAGAAGAACCAGATCAACCCCGCCCGTCTTTAAAAGATGCCGGAGCAGCTCCCGATAGAGCCGATCCGCTTCTCCCCGGGCGACAAGAAAATCAAGATAGTCCGACTGGCCCCGGCCCAACATTTGAAGCGACGTCATCCCCCACGGGCCCCGCGCCCGATGAAGCGGGGCGACGCCGATGAGTGTTTCCTCCCGCCAAAGCGTGAGGACGTGGAGCTTCCCGCTTCCGAACCGTCTCCACCAAGTCGAGATCCATTCCCAGCTCAGGAACGGCGTGGCGTGATCCGATCCGGCCAGGAGTTCGTTCCAGACCGGTTCGAGCTCCTTGAACGACTCGTCATTATCGATGAGCCGGATTTTCACCCGCGACCGTCCTCGCTTTTTGCGACAGGACCTTGAGATAAACCGCCTCGGTCGCCGCGACCATGGCCTCGGCCGAGAACGACTCAAGCATCCGGGCGCGGCCGGCTTGTCCCATCCGTTTCCGTTCATCCGGCCGTTGGATCAGTTCGATCAACGCGTCGGCCAGCGCGGCCGGATCGCGCGGCGGGACGAGAATCCCGTTGACCCCGTTCACCACCATCTCCGGAATTCCGCCCACCCGCGTGGCGACGACCGGCCGGGCCATCGCCATCGCGTCCAGGAGGGACGTGCCGAGGCCTTCCAGATGCGAGGACAGAACGACGATATCCATGGCCGCCAGCAGCTTCGGGATATCCTTCCGGAAGCCGGTTAAAAGGACGTATTGCTCGAGTTTCAATTCCTTGATTCGAAGCTCGATCGCGGGACGAAGCTCCCCCTCGCCCACCAAAAGAACCCGGACGTCCGGGACGGCGGCCGCCACGCGGACCGCGGCCTCGATCAAATAACGGTGTCCTTTGTGGTCGGCGAAATGGGCCACGCATCCGATCACGGGAGACCGTTCCGGAATTCCGAATTCCTTCCGGATTTCGGTCCCGGGATCGTTGGGATCGAACGGCCGCGGATCGATCCCGCTGCGGATCACCGCGATGCGGCCCGGATCCAGACCGTCCGCCACCAGGACGTTTCGCACGCCCTCCGAAATCGCCACGATGCGATCCACCCCCCACTGGTATTTGAACTTTCGGAGCGGGTTGGACCGCACCGAAAAATCCACGCGCCGCGAGATGATCCGGACCGGCGTTCCGGCCAGGCGCGCGGCCCATCCTCCCAACGTGCAGGCGTGGGAGGAATGCATGTGGATCACCTGGATCCGCTCCCGCTTCAAAACACGCGTGAGCGCCAGCACGGCCGACAGGCTCCATTCGGACGGCATCGTCACGGCCTCGGTTTTCAGTCCTTTCTCGGCCGCCCGCGAGAGCAGCGGACTGCCCGGCGGACCCGCAACGATGCAACGATGGCCCCGACGGGCCAAGCCTTCCGCGAGGTGGAGGAGCTGGGCTTCGCCGCCTCGCCAGGTGCGTTCGGTGTCGAGATGTAGTATGTGCATTTTTTGAAAACACGTGAGGAGTGAAGAGAATTTATTTTTCTCCCCTTACCCCTTACCCCTTACGTCCTTTAACGAAGAACCCGCCGCCTCGACAACCGTTTCCACCGGGATCGCGTTCATCCAACGGTCGCCGATTTCCTTTTTCTGCCAGTGGGTCGCCGACGGGATGGGGGACCGGACGACCGTGTGGCCTTGGCCGTAAGGCCCGTTCCGGGCCGGATCCGACGGCCCGAACAACGCGACGGTTGGAATACCCAGGGCCGCGGCGATATGAAGCGGTCCGGTATCGCCGCAAATGAGAAGCCGGCACCGCTTGATCAGGGCCATCAATTGTTTCAGGTCCGTCTCCGGCGCAATCACGGCCTTTTCGCTCATCGATCGGACGACGCGGTCCGCCAAGGAACGCTCGCCGGGTCCCCATAAGACCAGAGGCCGTATCCCATGCTGTTTCACCAGCCGGTCCGCAACCTGCGCGTACCGTTCCGGCATCCATCGTTTGCTCGGCCAGCTGGCCCCGGGGTTCACCGCGACGACTCCGTCGTATTTCGAAGCGCCCGAGCCGAAGCCCTCCCGTCTCCAAAACCGGTCGGCCCGGTCTTCGTCCTGCGGATTCCACGTCAGCGGAAAGCGGACCGTCCATTGCCTTTCTTGAATCCCGAGCGGCTCGAGCAGGCTCAAATATTTTTCGACCGCATGCCGACGCCGGGGAGCGGGTTTGACCCGCCGATTCATGAAGAGGAAATTACCCTCTCGGAGTTTTTGGAACCCGATCCGGAGGTGCGCCCGGCTTGCAAACGCCATCAGGCCGCTTTTAAACAGATTGTGCGGATCCAGAACCGTGTCAAACCGTTGTCCCCGAAGCGCGCGAAGCCATCGCATGAAATAGGCCGGGCCCGACAACCCGCTCAGTGCTTTCCGATTCAGAAGGATCAATTCGTTCAGCGCCGGATTACCCTCCAAAATCGGGGCGGCCGCCTCCTCCACGGCCCACGCGATGTGCGCTTTCGGAAAACCGACCCGCAACGTCTCCAGCATCGGAAGGGTGTGGATCACATCGCCGACCGCGCCGAGCTTGATGATGAGGATTCGCCGATTCACGGCCCATTCCTAGCGAAGCGAGGGCCGGGGGCGTCCGCTCGCAACAGCCTCTCGACCGCGGCCATCACGTCTTCGGGCGTGATCTGTTTCATGCAATTGAAATGACCCAGCGGGCATTCCGGATAGCCGTGCTTTCCGCAGGGACGGCAATCCAGGGGGCGCTCCACCACTTCGGCCCGATCCGTGAACGGCCCGTAGCCGAGGCCGAGGGTCGTCGACCCGAAGATGGCGACGACCGGAATTTCCTCCGCGACGCCGACGTGCATCGATCCGTTGTCGTTCGTAATCAGGAGCTCGCAGCGATGCAAGACGGCGCCGAGTTGCCGCAGTGAGGTTTTTCCGGAAAGATCGACCGGTTTCTCCCGACACCGGTGCAAAATTTCGTCGACAACCGGCCGGTCGTCCCGAGAGCCCAGAAGCACCACGCGTCGTCCGTGCCGGGCGATCAGTCCGTCAATCACGGCGGCGAAACCCTCCGGGATCCAGCGCTTGGTCGCCCAGACCGATCCGGGAGCGATCGCAATCACCCGGTCGTCCGGACGGACGCCGTGCCCGGCCAAATAGCGGCTCGCCCATTCCGGATCACCGGAATCCGAAGACACCCAAAGTTTTTCAACCGGGACCTCCCGACCCCCGGAGCGATCGGACACGAGCGGGTCCAGGAGCTGAAGATTTCGACGGACTTCATGGCGCGAGGCATCCCGCCAAACGCGTCGGGAATAAAGAAAGCTCCCCGGGGATTGGACGAACCCGATCCGATTCGGAATCCCGGCGGCGAAGGCCAGCAGCGCCGATCGAAACGACCGATGCGGAAGCAGGCAGAGATCGAACCGCTTTTCCTTCAACAACCGCGCGATCGACCCAAATCCCCGGAGACCCCGATCCCCTCCCTTTTTGTCGTAGACCAGAACTTCGTCCAGTCCCGGACGGCCGGCGAGAATTTCGCGCGTGCCGGGGATGACGAGAACGGCGAGATAGGCCTTCGGAAACCGGTCGCGGAGGGTTTGAAGAAGCGGCGTGGTCAACACCACATCCCCGAGAAAAGCGGTCTGGATCACGAGGATCCTTTTTGGTTCAGTTCCCATAACTTCGCATACTTGGTGAAGACGCTGAAGGCCGCCAGCAGGCAGAGCACCAGACCGTGCAGACCGTCCAGGAAACCCCGCTGAAAGATATACATGCGCAGGAACCGGAAGGCCGGATGCAACAGGAGGTGGTACCAGCGGGCCCGCTTGCCCCGCTTCTGAAGCTCCAGCGCCCCCCAATCCGTATAACGCTGGAATTTGCCGAAGTACTGCTTGAAGTCCCGATAGGTATAGTGAATCAGCGGCGATTCCAGATCCCCCGTCTTCCCATCGATCACGACGTCCGCGTGGACTTCTTTTTCCTCGTACCGTCCCTTGTGACGATTGAAGAGCCGGAGCACCCGATCGCTCTGCCAGCCGCAATACCGGATCGGTTTCCCCCAGAAATAGGTCTGCCGCCGGATCCGATACCCGTCGCAGGGCGGCCCGCCCTCGGCGCCCAGCACCCGGCGGATCTCTTCCCGGAGGCCGTCGGTCACCCGTTCATCCGCGTCCACGATCAGAACCCAGTCATGCCGGGCCTGCGGAATCGTCCAATTTTTCTGCGCGGCGGAATTGACGTACTCGTGCTGGAGAATCCGGTCGGTGTAACGACGGGCGATCGAAAGCGTTCCGTCCCGGCTGAAAGAATCCACCACGAGGATTTCTTCGGCCCAGGTCAATCCCCGAAGGCAGTCCTCCAGATTCTGTTCTTCATTGAAAACGGGAACGATCGCGGTCAGTTTTTGCATAGACGCTCATGGGGAGGTCCACATTTTCAGGAGGAGGACCGCCACGCCACCGGCGATGCCCGCCCACGCCTGGTACTCCCGGTGTTTCCAGACCAAGGCCCAATCGAACCCGCCGACGCCGTAGGGGGAACGGGTCCATCGCGGGAGAAACCGCGGCACCGTCCGGACGTACTGCTCGAAGCGGGCTCCGAAGGCCCGGGCCAGATAGCCCTCCTCGGAGCGGATCACCCCCCAATACACCAGAGCGAACGCCGAGAGGAAAACGAACAGGACCCAAACGCTGTTTCCCATCACGACGAATCCCATCCCGATTCCGAAGCTCCCCAAGTAAAGCGGGTTTCGGGTGTGGGCATAGGGACCCTCGGTGGCCAGATCTTTGTTCTTTCGGATATACCCGGACGACCAGGTCCGGATCGCTTCGCCCACCAGCACAAAGGGCAGGCCGGCCAGCAAAGAGACCACGGTCGGCCGGGAAAGATAAATCAGAACGGCCCCGACGGCGCCGCTCAGGACAATCCGGTGTCGCCGAACGATTTCGAAGAATTTCACGGCCTCCCCGCCTAAATTTTGATCGCTTCTTCGATCAACATCACCGGGATGTCTTCTTTGATCGGGTACATCAGACGGCACGCGGCGCAGATCAATCCATCGCCTTTTTCATTGAGCCGGATATCCCCCTTGCACTTGGGACAGGCCAGTATTTCGAGAAGTTCTTTATCAATCGCCATGTGCTATCCTCCTTTTCAATGACGGCGCCCTGGAGACCGTTTCACCCGCTCGATGATCCCGCGGGTGGAACGCACCTTCGGTCCGCCGACGACGGCCACGCGCCCGCCGTAGGATCGGACCACATCCCGCTCCGGCACCGTGTCGATCGTATAATCCTCGCCTTTCGCATGCACATCCGGACGGAGGGCGCGCAACAACCGCTCCGCGTCGGGTTCCTGAAAAATGGTCACGTAATCCGTGCAGGCAAAGCCCGCAACCAATTCCGCGCGCGCCGCTTCCGGCGTCAGGGGCCGGCCTTTTCCCTTGAGTCGGCGGACGGACCGGTCTCCGTTGATGCCGACGATCAGCACGTCCCCCAAGGACTTGGCCCCGGCCAGATAACGCGCATGGCCCACATGTAAAAGATCAAAACAGCCGTTGGCGAAAACGATCTTTTTCCCCCGTTTTCTCAGCTTGCGGACGGCCGCCGTCAACCCCTTCAAGGTTTTTAGCTTGGTCCGATCGTCGTTCATACTCCTTGCGGCTTCGGCAGGGCCGCCTCCAATTCTTCCCGACTGACCGTTGCCGTGCCCCTCTTCATCACGACGACCCCTCCGCCCACGTTGGCCAATTGGGCCGCCTCCAACAGCGTCGCCCCGCTCGCCAGGGCCAAGGTGAAGATCACGATCACGGTGTCCCCCGCTCCCGTCACATCCGCGATCTCATCCGTACCGTGGATCGGAATAAATTCGGCCTTCCCGTTCCGCTCGATCAACGCCATTCCCTTGCTGCCCCGGGTTATCAAGACGGCCCGGCTTTGAACCCGATCGAGAATTTGTTCGCCGGCCGCCCGAACCGCCGCTTCCTCATCGTCCAACCGGATGCCCAGGGCCTCCTCCACCTCCGGCTCGTTCGGCGTCACCGCGGTCACCCCCCGAAACGACAGCATGCGGTACCGCGAATCGACCGTGATGATGGACGAATCCCGCTTCGCAATCTGATTGACTTTCTCGATCACGCGCGGAGACAGGACGCCGTATTGATAGTCCGAGATCACCAAACCGTCCACCCGGGGGGCTTCCTCCTCCAAGGCTCTCAGGAAAACCGCTTCGCTCTGTTCGGAGACCCGGTCGAATTCTCCTCGGTCGATCCGGACCACCTGCTGTTGCGAAGTATGCTGATGCTGGCCGCCGGCCATGATTCTCGTCTTGGTGGTCGTGACCCGCCCCCCTTGGACGCAAAGCAACGCGGTGTCGATTTCCCGCTGTTTCAGATGACGCGTCACCTCCCGTCCGATCTCGTCATCGCCGACGACCCCCACCGGAACCACGGTCGCTCCCAGAGCGGCCAGATTGTTCGCCGCATTGCCGGCCCCGCCCAGGACAATCTGCCGCGAGAGATATTGCAAAATCAAAACGGGCGCTTCCCTGGAGATCCGGGAGGTCTTGCCCAGAATATACTCGTCCGCCACAAAATCGCCCAGGACCATGATCTTTTTTCCCGCGAATTGTTGGACGATCTTTCGGAGGCGGTGGGTATCCATCAAAGGATGCTCTCCGTAGGTTTCATCTCAGCAACCCTCCCCGCCGGCCGCGCCCAACGCGGGATGCGATAGAATCCAGTCCACGGCCTTCTCCAGATCGGGAACGACGGCGTCCGGACGGGAGCGGCCGTCGTCTTCCTTCTCCGTCTCTTCCGACCCGTAGCCCGTCAGAACCAGGACCCCTCGAGCCCCGACCCGATGGGCCATTTCCATGTCGGTCCGTTTGTCTCCCACTACGAACGAGCGGCGAAGGTTGACCGGCTGCTCGGAG is a genomic window containing:
- a CDS encoding glycosyltransferase family 4 protein, with amino-acid sequence MSKLKIIHLLASYKWTGPAEGVVTLCRDLKQRGHEVRLFCTPNSRRLLADRAIEQGVTPENGLRLARKHPVQFGLDVRRLKEILIRDRPDILHLHQSTDHWIGALAARWAKGSTCIEQRAGAGVGKGEAPSGSAGGGGMGALPIVVRTIHHPRTIERRPFRSWLYESLTDGFVTICENDRERLRRTYRIDPKPVSVIHGAVDTTRFHSDAEARLGRAEFGIKMTTPVVGMVARFQPHRGHELLIRTMPRLQTFFPTIRLLLVGRGEHQPVLERVVRELNLERCVVFTGYRDRDLPQIYAAMDVAVLLASGRDGSCRAALEAMAVGRPVVGFPVGALPETIVEGVTGHLIPQGNAENLAECLAALLSDRPRSQAMGEAARKRIEAEFTEEIRLKKTEAFYFSLTGN
- a CDS encoding polysaccharide deacetylase family protein; the encoded protein is MTTRSLRRVPILLYHKIGVPPSGVRRPRTWVSPERFAWQMRYLSRRGWRCITPEALAAHYRGEKEAGADSILITFDDGSRTCFTEALPVMRPLGLTATVFVVSGQLGGRAVWDRDPDHPDDELLTAGEIGELARAGWSIGAHSVTHSRLPALSQDEAEREIRESKLRLEEALSIPIGSFAYPYGACSPEHARMVRKVGYEIGFTTHYPERGLYAVRRENIHGEVRALRFLWRFARARRGEFHRVEA
- a CDS encoding glycosyltransferase family 4 protein, with the translated sequence MKIAMLTKHFTLRNGSSRAIHEAASRLSARGHDIQIFCNRNPIRYDAGPALRHVPMLPLGSWGRVLSFDWGCRRRMAAERFDIVHGHGNTADQDVVTVHICRKANRLARGLPLRLRDPHLFIERRQFENRRLRRIIVFSERLKRDLYHLYGIPPERVAVIPNGVDADRFHPRLRPLHRNRIRREIGLSDRNLAVLFVASGNFENRGLPNLLSAVARRTNDRVKLIVAGGDRAGPHRAQSRRLGIEDRVIFLPFAERLEELHAGADALIFPSYYDTFGSVALEAMASGLPVVVTASCGVSELITDGHNGLVLKHSEDLDGTAAALAALEDAGLRERIGREARATAERYSWDSVAERTLQVYTEAASAGRAT
- a CDS encoding GNAT family N-acetyltransferase yields the protein MKIRLIDNDESFKELEPVWNELLAGSDHATPFLSWEWISTWWRRFGSGKLHVLTLWREETLIGVAPLHRARGPWGMTSLQMLGRGQSDYLDFLVARGEADRLYRELLRHLLKTGGVDLVLLEQIPPDRLGIIREVSRADGAVLQVKERGHCYFVRLPSKWEDYLSALGKNERYNIGRRTRTLERQHGVAFRRFHRPGSELEKKVGEFFGLMTKRLTMRGRRLAAEEETALRFHQELAARFAERGWLNLASLEREGRMIAGLFAFEYREKLFYYHSGFDPAWARYSAGMVLLAKCIQDGIERSVREFDFMRGRAEYKSKWKVEERPFYRVAVTRDSIRYLKLLGSGLAARAGRMFKKAGAG
- a CDS encoding glycosyltransferase family 4 protein gives rise to the protein MHILHLDTERTWRGGEAQLLHLAEGLARRGHRCIVAGPPGSPLLSRAAEKGLKTEAVTMPSEWSLSAVLALTRVLKRERIQVIHMHSSHACTLGGWAARLAGTPVRIISRRVDFSVRSNPLRKFKYQWGVDRIVAISEGVRNVLVADGLDPGRIAVIRSGIDPRPFDPNDPGTEIRKEFGIPERSPVIGCVAHFADHKGHRYLIEAAVRVAAAVPDVRVLLVGEGELRPAIELRIKELKLEQYVLLTGFRKDIPKLLAAMDIVVLSSHLEGLGTSLLDAMAMARPVVATRVGGIPEMVVNGVNGILVPPRDPAALADALIELIQRPDERKRMGQAGRARMLESFSAEAMVAATEAVYLKVLSQKARTVAGENPAHR
- a CDS encoding glycosyltransferase family 9 protein, giving the protein MNRRILIIKLGAVGDVIHTLPMLETLRVGFPKAHIAWAVEEAAAPILEGNPALNELILLNRKALSGLSGPAYFMRWLRALRGQRFDTVLDPHNLFKSGLMAFASRAHLRIGFQKLREGNFLFMNRRVKPAPRRRHAVEKYLSLLEPLGIQERQWTVRFPLTWNPQDEDRADRFWRREGFGSGASKYDGVVAVNPGASWPSKRWMPERYAQVADRLVKQHGIRPLVLWGPGERSLADRVVRSMSEKAVIAPETDLKQLMALIKRCRLLICGDTGPLHIAAALGIPTVALFGPSDPARNGPYGQGHTVVRSPIPSATHWQKKEIGDRWMNAIPVETVVEAAGSSLKDVRGKG
- the waaF gene encoding lipopolysaccharide heptosyltransferase II codes for the protein MGTEPKRILVIQTAFLGDVVLTTPLLQTLRDRFPKAYLAVLVIPGTREILAGRPGLDEVLVYDKKGGDRGLRGFGSIARLLKEKRFDLCLLPHRSFRSALLAFAAGIPNRIGFVQSPGSFLYSRRVWRDASRHEVRRNLQLLDPLVSDRSGGREVPVEKLWVSSDSGDPEWASRYLAGHGVRPDDRVIAIAPGSVWATKRWIPEGFAAVIDGLIARHGRRVVLLGSRDDRPVVDEILHRCREKPVDLSGKTSLRQLGAVLHRCELLITNDNGSMHVGVAEEIPVVAIFGSTTLGLGYGPFTDRAEVVERPLDCRPCGKHGYPECPLGHFNCMKQITPEDVMAAVERLLRADAPGPRFARNGP
- a CDS encoding glycosyltransferase family 2 protein, coding for MQKLTAIVPVFNEEQNLEDCLRGLTWAEEILVVDSFSRDGTLSIARRYTDRILQHEYVNSAAQKNWTIPQARHDWVLIVDADERVTDGLREEIRRVLGAEGGPPCDGYRIRRQTYFWGKPIRYCGWQSDRVLRLFNRHKGRYEEKEVHADVVIDGKTGDLESPLIHYTYRDFKQYFGKFQRYTDWGALELQKRGKRARWYHLLLHPAFRFLRMYIFQRGFLDGLHGLVLCLLAAFSVFTKYAKLWELNQKGSS
- a CDS encoding isoprenylcysteine carboxylmethyltransferase family protein, producing MKFFEIVRRHRIVLSGAVGAVLIYLSRPTVVSLLAGLPFVLVGEAIRTWSSGYIRKNKDLATEGPYAHTRNPLYLGSFGIGMGFVVMGNSVWVLFVFLSAFALVYWGVIRSEEGYLARAFGARFEQYVRTVPRFLPRWTRSPYGVGGFDWALVWKHREYQAWAGIAGGVAVLLLKMWTSP
- a CDS encoding Trm112 family protein, giving the protein MAIDKELLEILACPKCKGDIRLNEKGDGLICAACRLMYPIKEDIPVMLIEEAIKI
- a CDS encoding adenylyltransferase/cytidyltransferase family protein — translated: MNDDRTKLKTLKGLTAAVRKLRKRGKKIVFANGCFDLLHVGHARYLAGAKSLGDVLIVGINGDRSVRRLKGKGRPLTPEAARAELVAGFACTDYVTIFQEPDAERLLRALRPDVHAKGEDYTIDTVPERDVVRSYGGRVAVVGGPKVRSTRGIIERVKRSPGRRH
- a CDS encoding PfkB family carbohydrate kinase, whose amino-acid sequence is MDTHRLRKIVQQFAGKKIMVLGDFVADEYILGKTSRISREAPVLILQYLSRQIVLGGAGNAANNLAALGATVVPVGVVGDDEIGREVTRHLKQREIDTALLCVQGGRVTTTKTRIMAGGQHQHTSQQQVVRIDRGEFDRVSEQSEAVFLRALEEEAPRVDGLVISDYQYGVLSPRVIEKVNQIAKRDSSIITVDSRYRMLSFRGVTAVTPNEPEVEEALGIRLDDEEAAVRAAGEQILDRVQSRAVLITRGSKGMALIERNGKAEFIPIHGTDEIADVTGAGDTVIVIFTLALASGATLLEAAQLANVGGGVVVMKRGTATVSREELEAALPKPQGV